Genomic DNA from Pseudanabaena sp. ABRG5-3:
CCAAAAATGATGTGCATTTTATCCAAATTAAATGTCCACTGGTCACTAGTCGCGATCGCCTACTAGAAGAAAATTATGATGGGAAATCAGTTAGTAAATCGGTAACTAGCTATCAATCAATGGGTTACTCGCGTGGAGCCTCAGCGCTAGGCGTAGCGGTAGCTCTAGGTGAAGTTCAACTAGAAGATCTCACGGCAGCAGATATTTGCCAAAATTATGCTTTGTATTCCACAGTTGCTTCCACATCCGCAGGCGTAGAGTTACGCAATTGTGAGATTTTAGTGTTAGGGAATGCCCCAACATCTACTAGCGATTTTGTTATTGGTCATAGTGTGATGCAACATGCCCTAGATGCTCAAGCTGTGAGTAGGGCAATCGCTTCAACAGGTCAAACAAGTGATCGAGTAGTCAATATATTTGCTAAAGCCGAGGCTGATCCGTCGGGAGAGCTTTTGGGCAGAAGACACACGATGATGGATGACTCCGATATCAACCATACACGCATGGCAAGGGCTGTAGTTGGGGCAGTAGTAGCTTCTATAGTCCAAGATCCAATGGTCTATGTATCTGGAGGTGCTGAACATCAAGGACCATCAGGCGGTGGACCAGTTGCTGTGATTTCTCGTATAGATTAAGAGCAAAGGTTTCGCGTTGCAAAATCTTTGCTCTTAATCTATACACTTTTATAAGCAGCCCATCCACCAAGATGAGAGATATCTTTCCAATTAAACTTCTCTATTAGTTCTTGAGGATAGAGAAAAGCGGTTAGAGTCTCTCCATCTTCTAAATGAACATCTGTAGGATACATATGAGGAGGCTCATTACTGGCAAGGTAATCGAATTCATCGGCTTGCATCTCATAGACTTCTCCTGGAATGGAAATACCACCTGTTTCTACTTCATAAATCGCAGGATGCCAGCCATCCCCCGCAGCATGAAGGCGATAACGTGATTGGGTATTAGCAGTACGGATAAACTTTGCTCCTTGCAAATTACCATGATCGGGTTGCCCACGTAATGCTGAACCACAGATGAATACTCGTCTTGTGCCGTTAGATGCTGTCATAAATAGCAAGATTGAAATTATGGACTAGACTATTGTATACAGTATGCAGCCACTAAAGGCAATATCAGACTTCGACCGCTTATACCAAAACTAAACATGGCTAAGCCATGTTTAGTTTTGAAAACCCTTACTGGGTTTAGTTTTTAATTCACGAAAATGTTGTCACACTTTCGTGAATTGGTATTACTTGGAAACACTACAAAATTTGCTGGTTAAACTATGACTGGAAAACTCTCAACCCATGTTCTCGATACAGTGCATGGATGCCCTGCTAGAAATATGCAGATTGAATTATGGGCGATCGCTAATAACGAACAAAAAAAATTACTCAAAACCCTATATACAAACCAAGATGGCAGAACTGATCAGCCATTACTCAGTTATGCCGAGATGCAAGTGGGAATTTATGAACTTTGGTTTCATGTCAGTGACTACTTTGCCAAGGTAGAAGTATTTCAGTCCCAACCTGCTTTTTTAAGTCTTGTACCGATTCGCTTTGGGATTGCCGATGTCAATGCTAGCTACCATGTTCCCTTACTAGTATCACCTTGGGCTTACAGCACCTATCGTGGTAGTTGAGTTCACTTCGCTTAGCCCCGTGAACTATTACCTAGCTACTTACCTCTATATTTCTTTGTAATCAGCAATACAGAAAGCGATCGCAGTTCTCAAGTTTAATCGAGTAGTTTGAATACTGTATACAGTATTCAAACTACTCGATTGTTTAAATTCGCATGTTCGTCGCTCATGTAATTGGTTTGAGGAGTTATGTCAAAGGCTTGCAATAGTTCGCTTTCATGTTTAGCGATATTTGTCGCGTTGTCTAGTTTGTCCGCACCTGTAAAAGCTGCACCTCAAACATCCGAAATCTTAATCAAAGATTCTTCTAACTTATCAACAGGTAATTTATCTAGTGCATCTTCGCCAACAACCCCAACTTCGGTTAGTAATTTAATCGATCGCCAAGAAGCTGTTGTCACTCTCCAACAAAATTTGGTATCGGGATCATCTCCTATCAGCAATTTGGAAGTAGATAAACTTCTTGAACTTACAGAAGTCTCCGCAGTAACCTCTGTTTCGCAATTGTCAGATATCCGTCCAACTGACTGGGCCTTTACATCTCTACAATCTCTAGTAGAACGTTATGGATGTATTGCAGGCTATCCCGACAGTACCTTTCGTGGAGGCAAAGCCTTATCAAGGTATGAGTTCGCGGCGGGGCTAAATGCTTGTTTAGATAAAATCAATGAAATTATCTCCGCAGGCTTAGCGGATAAAGTTTCCAAAGAAGATCTTGCAACATTGCAAAAACTCCAAGAGGAATTTGCTGCCGAGTTAGCCACTCTCCGTGGACGCATTGATAACCTTGACAAAAAAGTTGCCATTCTCGAAGCCCAGCAATTTTCACCAACTACTAAACTCAGTGGGTTAGCATTTTTTAACCTCACTGGTGCTACTGCTTCGGGTGATGTGATTGCGGAGCGACTCAGTCCAACTAATATTCTGGCTACACCGACTCGCGATCCTGTTACTAGACAGCCTTCACGAGTTGTGACTCAACGTCCCAATATTACCTTTGGATATTATTTATTTCTCAATTTGACAACTTCCTTTACGGGCAAAGATGCGTTAGTTACCCAGTTAGTTACAGGGAATGGAAACTCTCCTGCTAACAACTTTGCTTCAGCAGGATTTACCAACTCTTGGGGAACCCCCTTCCTTGATCAAACGGGTGTACCAACAGCCAATGTCTTCAATATTCGGGAATTATTCTACAGTTTCCCTATTACAAGCAATGTCAATGTTGCGATCGGTCCTCGTTTAAACTTCTATCGCTATTTTGATGGAAATCGCTTTACTAACTTTTTGACAGGAGCAACTAGTTTTAACTCTAATGGCAGCACCCTTTCCAATGCGGTCGATCGCGGTTCGGGAGCAGTAGTAACTTGGACAATTGATCCTCAATTTAAGTTAACAGCTGCCTATCTTGGCGAAAACACAGAATTTCTTTCTGCGGCGAATCCCAATTTTAATACTTCGAGCAATCCACAACAGGGTTTATTTGGTGGCACGAATACGCTAACGGCGGAGTTAGTATATTCGCCAAGTCGTGATGCCAATATTCGCTTTTTATATACTCGCTCTAATATTAAAACGAATAACAATCGCATTGGTGGTGCGACAGCGGAACCTTTACCCTATGGCATTGCGGATGATGGTCAAGGTGGTGGAATTAATAATGCCACTGCCGATACGATTATCTTGAATTTTGATTGGCTAATTTCTAAAGGTTTTGGGATCTTTGGTCGCTATTCCTACGGTAGTACAAACATTTCACCACTTAATCCCGCGATCGCAGGTGGTAGCATCAATGTTAACTCCTTCCAATTTGGGTTAGGTTTCCCCGATTTATTCAAGG
This window encodes:
- a CDS encoding ring-opening amidohydrolase, giving the protein MKVNVYKLPQNSPDDLTSLEIAITSGKINPQQIVAIMGKTEGNGCVNDFTRGFAVQTLKNYLANFVGQEQAGAIVYVMSGGTEGALSPHLTIFTSQPSAPNIPTRMGLTLGVIHTRDFTAAEIGSLTMVREVALAVNQAISVAGIAKNDVHFIQIKCPLVTSRDRLLEENYDGKSVSKSVTSYQSMGYSRGASALGVAVALGEVQLEDLTAADICQNYALYSTVASTSAGVELRNCEILVLGNAPTSTSDFVIGHSVMQHALDAQAVSRAIASTGQTSDRVVNIFAKAEADPSGELLGRRHTMMDDSDINHTRMARAVVGAVVASIVQDPMVYVSGGAEHQGPSGGGPVAVISRID
- a CDS encoding gamma-glutamylcyclotransferase, which gives rise to MTASNGTRRVFICGSALRGQPDHGNLQGAKFIRTANTQSRYRLHAAGDGWHPAIYEVETGGISIPGEVYEMQADEFDYLASNEPPHMYPTDVHLEDGETLTAFLYPQELIEKFNWKDISHLGGWAAYKSV
- the uraH gene encoding hydroxyisourate hydrolase codes for the protein MTGKLSTHVLDTVHGCPARNMQIELWAIANNEQKKLLKTLYTNQDGRTDQPLLSYAEMQVGIYELWFHVSDYFAKVEVFQSQPAFLSLVPIRFGIADVNASYHVPLLVSPWAYSTYRGS
- a CDS encoding iron uptake porin, whose translation is MSKACNSSLSCLAIFVALSSLSAPVKAAPQTSEILIKDSSNLSTGNLSSASSPTTPTSVSNLIDRQEAVVTLQQNLVSGSSPISNLEVDKLLELTEVSAVTSVSQLSDIRPTDWAFTSLQSLVERYGCIAGYPDSTFRGGKALSRYEFAAGLNACLDKINEIISAGLADKVSKEDLATLQKLQEEFAAELATLRGRIDNLDKKVAILEAQQFSPTTKLSGLAFFNLTGATASGDVIAERLSPTNILATPTRDPVTRQPSRVVTQRPNITFGYYLFLNLTTSFTGKDALVTQLVTGNGNSPANNFASAGFTNSWGTPFLDQTGVPTANVFNIRELFYSFPITSNVNVAIGPRLNFYRYFDGNRFTNFLTGATSFNSNGSTLSNAVDRGSGAVVTWTIDPQFKLTAAYLGENTEFLSAANPNFNTSSNPQQGLFGGTNTLTAELVYSPSRDANIRFLYTRSNIKTNNNRIGGATAEPLPYGIADDGQGGGINNATADTIILNFDWLISKGFGIFGRYSYGSTNISPLNPAIAGGSINVNSFQFGLGFPDLFKEGALGVLSFVVPYSYSSGRNFLVAGGGDGATQYDLEMSYYYPISKNIAIVPAFYAIFNPNSFSTNPTVFVGNLRTQFSF